CGGCGTTGGTTGAAAACGGAAAGGCGCGGCTCGACGAGCGTCCCGAGGCGATCCGCGCGCTGTGGGTGGAGCCGCATGGCGACCGCCGGCAGGAGCTGGTGTTTATCGGCGTCGGCCTCGACGAGGCGGCGATGCGCGCGGCGCTGGACGGGTGCCTCGGCTGAGGCGTTTGTCACTTAATAAGTGACAAACTGGATTGGAGAAGGAGGAGGGAAAGAGGGGAATAATTTGTCACTTATTAAGTGACAAACGTGGTTGGGCTGCGGGCGGGGTGGCAAGGGTTTGCTGAAGCATGAGCTTGGTCACGGCGAAGCGAGGGCGGGTGAATTTCCAGAGGCGCGTGCCGGTGGCGTCGAACACGGCGACGGCGGTTTCGACCAAGGGGCAACCGGCGTCGGCGCAGGGGATTTCGCTTACGGTGACGACTGTGTCTTCGGGGAGGCGAAGAATATCGCGTGACCAGCGTTTGATCGCGGCGGTGTGCTCGGGGTTGAGTTCGGGCGTCGCTTCGCCGGGCGCGGGGATGAAGCGGTGCATGGTGGGAAGCGAGCGTGCCGGAGCGGAAGAGTAACCCAATAGGTTACTCTGTGCCTTGGGCGATGAGGTCTTGGAACTCGCGGTGTCGCTCGATGAAGGAGGCGACGTAGGAACAGGCGGGGACGACGCGGAGCTTGTGCAGGCGGGCGTGGGCGAGGGCGGCGCGCACAAGGTGCTCGGCGAGTCCGCGTCCGCGCAGCTCGGGCGGGACGAAGGTGTGGGTGAAGATGATGCGCCCGCCGTCGAGCGTGTAGTCGGCGTGCGCGAGATGGCCGTCGGTCTCGACGGAGAAGCGGGATTGCGCCTTGTCGTGGTGGATGGTGATGGGTGGTTGCGCGGACATGGCGGGGTGGGAGGCGTAACGCGGCAAGATGTCGCGTCTACTTTCAGCCTTCGCACTTGAGGACATAAACGACGCCCTTCTCGCTGCCGACGCCGAGCAGGCGGTCGTCGGGGGACCAGGCGAGTTTCGTCGCGGGGACGGGCATTTTGACGGTGGCGCGGAGGGGCTTGGGGCGCTCGGGGCTCCAGATCTGGACGACGCCGTCGGCGCTCGCGGTGGCGAGGAGTCCGTGCGCGTTTTGGAAGGCGACGGCGCAGACCTTGGCGTCGTGCGGGAGCATGGTCGGTTCGCGGCCTTCGGGGCCGCCGCCGGTGCAGTCCCAGAGGCAGGCGTCCTTGCCGCCGCCGGTGGCGAGCCAGTGTGAATCGTGGTCGAAGGAGAGTTCCTTCACCTTGCCTTCGTAGCCGCTCATGTGGAACTCGTCGTTCTTTTCGGGGAGCCAGAGGTGGACGCTCGGGTCCTGGTTGCCGGAGACGAGCCAGCGGTTGTCGGGCGACCAGACAAGGGCGTGGATGCCGTTGGCGTAGGCGAATTCTTTTTGGGCGACCCAGTCGTCGGCGTCCCAGAGGCACACGCCGCCGAAATACGCGGAGGCGAGGCAGCCGCCGGCGGGCTGCCAGGCGATGGCGCTGATGGTTTTCGGCGCGAGGGGAAAGGCGTGGAGCGCGGAGCCGTCGGCGCGGAAGAATGCGAGTTGGCGGCCGGCGGCGGCGGCGAGGATGGAGGACGAAACCTGAGGACTGAGACCTGAAACCTGAGACTCGGATGCCGTTGGTCGCCACGCGAGGTGTTCGATCCAGGCGCCGCCGACTTCGGCGGAGGAGGTGTGCTGGGCGGTGGCGGTGTCCCAGAACTTGACCTTTCCGTCTTGGCCGCCGGTGGCGAGGAGGGGCTGCGACGGGTGCCAAGCGAGGCAGTTGGCGCCGTCGTCGTGGCCGGGGAGGTCAACGCGCGCGCCGTCGGCGGATGCGAAGAGGGAGACGGGGCCGGAGGACGCGGCGGCGGCGAGGGTGTAGGAACCGGGGTCACCGACCCCGGCTACAGGCGACCAGCCGAGGTCGATCACGTAGTCGTCGAGCTGCGCGGCCCAGTGCTTGGTGAGTTGCATGTGTCCGCCAAGTGAGCGCGGGATGCACGCGCGCGCAAGGCGCGAGTAGCCCCGGCCGAGAGTAACCTATTGGGTTACTCTTGGCCGGGGAGTATCCACGTCGGATGAGCGGAGCGCGATTTCAGGAGGCGGGCTTGCATGAAGAAGAGTAACCTATTGGGTTACTCTGCATGATACCGATACACCCTCAATTGAAGTTGTGGATGGACTTGGGCGGGTTGCTGGCGGATGCGGCGGAGGCGGGGGCGAAGCAGCTGACCAAGCAACTGAAACCGCGGCGGCGCGGATCATTTCTCACGCGACGTCCGGGGGCGGAGACGCCCATGTGGAATGCGTGCGCGGCTTTGTTGCGCGAGGAGCTGAAACCCTACGGATCAAGGGCGCGACTGGCGCGTTTTCTGGGCATTCCCAAGCAGCGCCTCAGCGATTTTCTGAGGAACGGGAGCCGCATGCCGGATGCCGAGACCCTGCTGCGGGTTCTCAACTGGCTGGCGCAAAAACGGGCGGGCCGGGATATCGCACTGTAAGCGGATACGGGGACGCGGGACCAACCGGACAGAGTAACCTATTAGGTTACTCTGTGTTTTAGGAAATCCGACAAGGGAGGGGGTGTTGGGGGGAGGGCTGCGCGCTGCCTTGGCTTATTTTGCGGGCGGGGGCTGGGGGGCGGCGGGTTCGGGTAGGGACTGGAGGGCGAGGTCGGAGAGGCGAAGGCCGGACTGGCCGCCAATCCAGAGGCGGACCGCCACGGCGTCGGCGGGGATGCCGTTCCGATCAGGCAAATTCCTGCGAGAGGAGGAGCAGAGGCTGAAGACGATCCGCTGCCAGCGCAGCTCGTTGTGGCTGAGGCCGCGCGAGATCGAATTGGACAAAACCTGGCCGTTGGCATCCAGGAATTCCAGGCCGAATTCGCCGTATTCCTCGGGGAACTGGCTGGCCCAGGCGGTGATCAGGTAGGACCCCTTGGGGTCGATCGGGACGGGCGCGGAGCGGGTCAGCCGGGCGGTGTTGCCTCCGTCGTTTTGGGGCACGGCGAAACGCGTGACGGTCCCGTCGACGGAGGGGCCGCCGGCGCAGGTGAAGGCGGGAAGAGGGAGGCTCCAGCCGGGGGTGCGCATCGGCGCGCCGGCCGTCGTGGCCGGAGTGATACGGGCCTCGGGGTTGGCGAGCAGGTTGGGCTGGGCGGAGAACACCTGGGGCGGCAGGACGATGTCGGCGCCGCCCGCCTTGGGCCGGAGGGACGCGCGGAAGAGGCCGGAGGCGGGCGGGTTGTCGAGGCGTTGGCGGCCGCGGGCGGCGACGGAGGGAAGTTCGAGCCGGGAGAGGGCCTCGCCTTTTTCGGAGGCGGCGAACTCGACGACGAGGTCGTAGGCGCCGGCGGTCGCAATGGGGAGGGCTTGTCCGAAGACGGGAGGGATGGGGTTGTTGTCGCGGTTATCCTTGTCCGTCTTGAGGCGGCCGGTGATTTCCCAGCGCAGCTCCGGGGCGCCGTCGTCGGCGGGCGCGACCCAGGCGGACAGCGCGGGCGCGGGGGCGTCGCCCTTGCCTTCGAGGGCGTCGAGCATGGCGGCGTAGTGGCGGGCGCGGGTGTCGTTGCCGCGGCCTCCCTGCCGGCTTTGGGCACGGCGGAGGGTGGTCTCGTAGACGTTGCGGGCTTCGGCGATATCGCCGTTCGCCAGGAGGCGGCCGAAGAGCTGGGTGACGACGGAGGAGTTGATCTGGCGAGTATCCTGACGGGCTAGGGATTGGGCGGCGTCGAGCAGGGACTGCCGATATCCGGCGGTGTCTCCATGGGCCTGGAGATAGTCGGACCAGATGAAGCGGAACAGCGATGCCAGCCAGGGATTCTGGGCGAACACGGACAACGGACCGCCGCCGCCGAACTGCATGCGCGAGTAGGCGCGGTTTTGGGGCAGCTGGTCGATCACCGAGCGGAAGACCGTCTCGATCCGCCGGTCCGGGTCGGGCCAGGTCGCGAGGCGATCAAGGCAGGCCGGGAGGAAGCCGTTGATCGGCCCCGGCTGGGAACGGCGGCCCTTGCGACCGTCGCCGGGGTTTTTGTCGGCGGAGAGGGAGTCGTTCCAGAGGGAGACGAAGGCGGGGATGGCGGCGGGGTCGCCCGTGCGAAGCTTGAGGGCGAGATCGTAGCAGAGGGGGCCCCAGTCGGCGTCGGGCGCGGCGGCGCGCGGGACGTTTTCCTCGATCAGGGTCCGGATGAGCGCGGGGTCGTCGAGGGTGTCGAGCAGGGTCAGGGGCGGGGCGATGAAGTGGATGCCCGAGGTGTTCCAGCCGCCGGCATACCAGGGGTTCTGGCCGTAGCGGTTTTGGGAGTCGCGGAAGATGGGGGAGGTTTTTTCCGCGGGGGCCGGGGGCGGGACGAACAGGTCGCGGATGACGACCAGGGCGCGGGCGCGGGCTTCGGGGGTTTTGAGCGCGAGGAGGGCGCGGGCCAGTTCGCCGCGCACCTGGCTCGCCTGCTGGTCGCGGAGGGCGGGGAGCATTTTTTCCCAGACGATGATGGCGACGTCGATGTCCTTGGCTTCGCGCAGGCGGCGGGCGAACTCGAGGACCTGATAGTCGATTTGCGGATACTGGCCGGGGCGGTTGGCGTTGGCTACGGCGCGGTCGGCCACGAGGACGACGAAGGCGGGCAGGCCGCCGGACTTGCGGTGGAACTCGATGACCTTGCTGTTGGACGCGAAGCGGGGGAGCAGGTCCTGGTTTTCGGGGCGGTTGACGAAGGCAACGGCGTCGTCCACCCGGTTTTGGGAGAACAGGCTTTCCAGATAGCGGGTGCGGAGTTGTTCGTCGCGGGGGCGCAGGGCGACGAGTTTGGCGAGATAGTCCAATTCACGCAGGCCGGTGTAGCGGCGGGCGGTGAAGGAGAGGGAGCCGTCGTCGGCGAGGAGGAGGGCGGCGCGGGGATGGTTGTCGTTGGCGTCGCGCAGGAGGAGGCCGCGAGAGGCGGGCACGCGGACATTGGGGGTCGCGGCGGCGGCGAGCGTGACCTCGACGGAGGAGCCTTCGCCGAGGGGGGCGTCGAAGAGGTGGATGGTGGCGGATTGTCCGTCGAGACGGAGGGTGTCGCGTTTGGTGAATGCCGCGGGCGCGAGGTCGCGGTCGCCGAGGCGGGCGTCGGAGAAGAGGGCGTCGGAGAGTTTTTGGAAGTTTTGGTTGCGGCCGGTGAGTCCGGGCAGGGGTTGGCCGAGTGCGTCGAGCGATACGGAGCCGAGCTCGAGCCACACGGGGACGGGGGGAGGGGGGGATGGAGTCGGGTCGCTGGCGCTCCCCGCTACGGACGGAGGGGGCGGGGTTGGAGAGGGGAGGAGTTTGTAGCTGGCGGTGATGATGTCGCCCTTGCGGGAGAGGCGGAGGCGGAGGGGAAGGGCGAGGGCCGCGGAGGAGGTGGCGACGGTGGCCAGCGGACGGTTGCCCGTGTTGGAGGCTTGCTGGCGGATGGCTCCATGGGCTTCGGCGAGGAGCTCGATGACGAGACTGGAGCCGGGGCTGGCGGCGAGCTGGGTGTCGAGGTCGGCGAGGTAGGCCTCCATGAGGCCGGTCTTCACATAGGCTTCGAGGGCGTTGCGGCGGCCCCAGTCGTTGCCTTTGCGTGCCTCGGAGAGGGGTGCCATGGCGAGCAGGCGGCGGGCGAGGGTTTCGGCGCCATCCTTGTCTTTTTTGTTGAGGGCGGTGTTGAGTTCGTTGCTGACGCGGTTGATTTCCTCGAAGCGGTTGTTGCGGGAGGATGAGCGGCCGGAGGAGGCGGGGAGCTTGAGGGTTTTGTCGAGGCCGAGATCGCGCAGGGCGCCGGCGAGGTCGAGGTTGGGCAGGTAGGAAGGCGGCTTCATCTGGACGAGACGGGTGGCGGCGGCCTTGGCGGCTTCGGTGTCGTCCTTGAGCAAGGCGAGTTCGAGAAGCCGGGCCTGGGCGGCGAGGGCGAGCTGTCCGGAGGAGGCGGGGACGGCCTCGTAGCGGGTTTTGGCGACGTCGTGGCGGTTGTCGCGGTAGGCGAGTTCGGCGAGGTTGAACGTGAGGCCGGGCTCGGGATTGGTCTTGAGCAATTCGGTGCCGACGGACTCGGCGAGCTTGGTGTGCGCGCTGGAAAGGGCGATGCGCAGGACGAAGGTGCGGGCGAGGCGG
The nucleotide sequence above comes from Elusimicrobiota bacterium. Encoded proteins:
- a CDS encoding GNAT family N-acetyltransferase: MSAQPPITIHHDKAQSRFSVETDGHLAHADYTLDGGRIIFTHTFVPPELRGRGLAEHLVRAALAHARLHKLRVVPACSYVASFIERHREFQDLIAQGTE
- a CDS encoding WD40 repeat domain-containing protein is translated as MQLTKHWAAQLDDYVIDLGWSPVAGVGDPGSYTLAAAASSGPVSLFASADGARVDLPGHDDGANCLAWHPSQPLLATGGQDGKVKFWDTATAQHTSSAEVGGAWIEHLAWRPTASESQVSGLSPQVSSSILAAAAGRQLAFFRADGSALHAFPLAPKTISAIAWQPAGGCLASAYFGGVCLWDADDWVAQKEFAYANGIHALVWSPDNRWLVSGNQDPSVHLWLPEKNDEFHMSGYEGKVKELSFDHDSHWLATGGGKDACLWDCTGGGPEGREPTMLPHDAKVCAVAFQNAHGLLATASADGVVQIWSPERPKPLRATVKMPVPATKLAWSPDDRLLGVGSEKGVVYVLKCEG
- a CDS encoding helix-turn-helix transcriptional regulator, which produces MKLWMDLGGLLADAAEAGAKQLTKQLKPRRRGSFLTRRPGAETPMWNACAALLREELKPYGSRARLARFLGIPKQRLSDFLRNGSRMPDAETLLRVLNWLAQKRAGRDIAL